From Medicago truncatula cultivar Jemalong A17 chromosome 7, MtrunA17r5.0-ANR, whole genome shotgun sequence, a single genomic window includes:
- the LOC11423488 gene encoding uncharacterized protein, producing MMEEQPHSSSLSELIVSLEQATFMAKQLPSSNPSHLNQIHTSLHQAHHHLTAFLSTLQSPPVPENSVSSANGAAPMQLGDDGEDDDGDDEETSKCTIDKVEQKFRDCFIKNKRPKRPLSPSAAARVEEKRLSNDGFVKDYDPHAVKLRALDLVYQFHG from the coding sequence ATGATGGAAGAACAACCACACTCATCATCACTGTCAGAACTCATTGTTTCTCTTGAACAAGCCACTTTCATGGCAAAACAACTACCATCATCAAATCCATCTCATCTCAATCAAATCCACACTTCCTTACACCAAGCTCACCATCATCTCACCGCCTTCCTATCAACCCTTCAATCTCCTCCGGTGCCTGAAAACTCTGTCTCATCTGCCAACGGTGCTGCTCCTATGCAGCTGGGGGATGATggagaagatgatgatggtgatgatgaagaGACATCAAAATGTACAATTGACAAGGTTGAGCAGAAATTCAGAGACTGCTTCATCAAAAACAAGAGACCAAAACGGCCCTTGTCGCCGTCTGCGGCGGCCCGGGTAGAGGAGAAGCGATTATCCAATGATGGGTTTGTTAAGGATTATGATCCACATGCTGTTAAGTTGAGGGCATTGGACCTTGTCTACCAGTTTCatggttga